In Nitrosophilus alvini, the following are encoded in one genomic region:
- the hypA gene encoding hydrogenase maturation nickel metallochaperone HypA, whose amino-acid sequence MHEYSIVQSLLDLVEENARKHEAKKIKKIVVKIGRLSGVEPHLLEIAFNTFKEGTICEEADFVMNIQELKVRCKKCDVVSEIESKDLLYECPSCSSCELEVLDGEDMYLMSLEME is encoded by the coding sequence ATGCATGAATACAGTATAGTCCAGTCTCTTTTAGATCTGGTAGAAGAAAATGCAAGAAAACATGAGGCTAAAAAAATAAAAAAAATAGTCGTAAAGATAGGCAGACTCAGCGGTGTAGAGCCTCATCTGCTGGAAATTGCGTTCAATACGTTTAAAGAAGGAACCATATGCGAAGAAGCTGATTTTGTTATGAATATTCAAGAACTCAAAGTCCGCTGCAAAAAGTGTGATGTCGTCAGCGAGATAGAGTCTAAAGATCTGTTATACGAATGCCCCTCTTGCAGTTCATGCGAACTAGAAGTTCTCGACGGAGAAGATATGTACCTGATGAGTCTTGAGATGGAGTAA
- a CDS encoding DUF2267 domain-containing protein, which translates to MNFEKNAQVGNEFLKEVAIELGHPGDINRGGRVLRSVLRVLRRKISPDEYLDLISQLPMCIKAVAVDGWKLTEFPDKSIKNVDDFIKAITEEDKRSADNDFGDENQAKEAVKAVFRVIKKHVSEGEIKDLEAELPKVIKEFIEEA; encoded by the coding sequence ATGAATTTCGAAAAAAATGCACAGGTTGGAAACGAGTTTCTAAAAGAGGTGGCAATTGAACTTGGTCATCCTGGAGATATCAACAGAGGCGGAAGAGTTTTAAGGTCGGTTTTGAGAGTACTTAGAAGAAAAATATCGCCTGATGAGTATCTGGATCTCATATCGCAGCTTCCTATGTGTATAAAAGCTGTTGCTGTAGATGGGTGGAAGTTGACCGAATTTCCTGACAAATCCATAAAAAATGTAGACGATTTTATAAAGGCCATTACAGAAGAAGACAAGAGATCGGCCGATAATGACTTTGGTGATGAAAATCAGGCGAAAGAGGCTGTAAAAGCAGTTTTCAGAGTAATAAAAAAGCATGTATCCGAAGGTGAAATAAAAGACCTTGAAGCTGAATTGCCAAAAGTGATAAAAGAGTTTATAGAGGAGGCTTAA
- a CDS encoding zinc-dependent peptidase — protein MNFYQSLFIIFLSLIFIYLIYRFYIFITTDFRYQLCKFKPFPQKYRSFLRQRFPIYKRLPPDIKRNLHACIMVFIKEKEFIGVKGIVIDDMKKVLVAANACLLTAGIDRCMYKDVKTVILYPEAFVKKEKIINGWVISEEESALLGEAWQSGQVVISYKDLTDGDINPNDGKNVGLHEFAHQLDMADGFADGTPLLPFSLYGRWRRIMSKEFKKIEEIYADYRGSFLDSYAITSPAEFFAVATENFFEKPEKMKKELPELYTLLKEFYRLDPVKWKEA, from the coding sequence ATGAATTTTTACCAATCTCTTTTCATAATTTTTCTCTCACTGATTTTCATATATCTCATTTATAGGTTTTACATCTTTATAACAACCGATTTTAGATACCAACTATGTAAATTCAAACCCTTTCCGCAAAAATACCGGTCCTTTTTGAGACAGCGATTCCCTATTTATAAAAGACTTCCGCCGGATATAAAAAGAAATCTCCATGCATGCATAATGGTTTTTATCAAAGAGAAGGAATTTATAGGAGTAAAAGGAATAGTAATAGATGATATGAAAAAAGTTTTGGTTGCAGCTAATGCCTGTCTTTTAACAGCAGGAATCGACAGATGTATGTATAAAGATGTAAAAACCGTAATACTCTACCCGGAAGCTTTTGTCAAAAAAGAGAAAATCATAAACGGATGGGTGATAAGCGAAGAAGAGAGCGCTCTGCTGGGAGAAGCATGGCAGAGCGGACAGGTCGTAATTTCATATAAAGACCTAACAGATGGAGATATAAATCCAAACGATGGCAAAAATGTAGGGCTGCACGAATTTGCACATCAGCTTGACATGGCCGACGGCTTTGCGGACGGCACTCCACTGTTGCCTTTTTCGCTTTACGGCAGATGGAGACGTATAATGTCAAAAGAGTTCAAAAAAATAGAAGAGATATACGCAGATTATAGAGGCTCTTTTTTGGATTCATATGCCATAACCAGTCCGGCAGAGTTTTTTGCTGTAGCAACGGAAAATTTTTTTGAAAAACCTGAAAAAATGAAAAAAGAATTACCAGAACTCTATACTCTTTTAAAAGAATTCTACAGACTTGACCCAGTCAAATGGAAGGAGGCTTAA
- a CDS encoding diacylglycerol kinase — protein sequence MLFKPGYSLFSNAKYAIDGLKEVFLNETSFKIEVFLFVIMSVGLWFLPVGFTSKALLQVSLFFPLLVEILNSAIERVVDLASPEKNTLAKFAKDAGAAAVLISLVMTSLVWIFTLLVEFGIV from the coding sequence ATGCTTTTCAAACCGGGATACTCTCTTTTTTCCAATGCAAAATATGCAATTGACGGCCTAAAAGAGGTCTTTTTGAATGAGACCTCTTTTAAAATAGAGGTTTTTTTGTTTGTAATTATGAGCGTTGGACTATGGTTTTTACCTGTGGGATTTACATCAAAAGCTCTGCTTCAGGTATCTCTTTTCTTTCCGCTTCTTGTAGAGATACTCAACAGCGCTATAGAAAGAGTGGTAGACCTGGCCTCTCCCGAAAAAAATACCCTAGCCAAATTCGCTAAAGACGCAGGAGCAGCAGCTGTACTTATAAGCCTTGTCATGACATCGCTTGTCTGGATTTTTACTCTTCTGGTAGAATTTGGCATAGTTTGA
- a CDS encoding 7-cyano-7-deazaguanine synthase, which translates to MRALALFSGGLDSLLAMKLIIEQGIEVIALHFETGFGGAKDAYEKQENLRKLTDKIGAKLEIVDVRDEYIQKVLFDPKYGYGKNFNPCIDCHAHMVRVAKALLEKLDAKFIISGEVLGQRPMSQRMDALKIVSEFSDADGLILRPLSAKLLPPTIPETEGWVDREKLLDISGRSRERQMELAKKWGIEDYPSPSGGCLLTDEYFSEKIRDFIKYDTFEVEDIPILKVGRHFRLPDGAKLVIARNKEENEKIAAIENPKFVKISLPGIVGPLSLLSKSAGKKDRELAASLALTYSKADKSKEHEVLVGDEKITARPLPSKEDAKQYFLQV; encoded by the coding sequence ATGAGAGCTTTGGCACTATTTAGCGGGGGACTTGACAGCCTTTTGGCTATGAAACTTATCATAGAACAAGGCATCGAAGTGATCGCTCTTCATTTTGAAACAGGATTCGGAGGTGCGAAAGATGCCTATGAAAAGCAGGAAAACCTTAGAAAACTAACAGATAAAATCGGAGCAAAACTCGAAATAGTTGATGTAAGAGATGAATATATACAAAAAGTACTTTTTGATCCCAAATACGGATACGGAAAAAACTTCAATCCCTGCATCGACTGCCATGCACATATGGTAAGAGTGGCAAAAGCGCTTCTTGAAAAACTTGATGCAAAATTTATCATCAGCGGTGAGGTTCTCGGTCAAAGACCGATGAGCCAGAGAATGGATGCTTTAAAAATAGTAAGCGAGTTCAGCGATGCTGACGGATTGATATTAAGGCCGCTCAGTGCGAAACTTCTTCCCCCAACCATTCCTGAAACAGAGGGATGGGTTGATAGAGAAAAACTGCTCGATATCAGCGGAAGAAGCAGAGAAAGACAAATGGAACTTGCCAAAAAATGGGGTATTGAAGATTATCCTTCGCCATCCGGCGGATGCCTGTTGACAGATGAGTATTTCAGTGAAAAGATCAGAGATTTTATAAAATACGATACATTTGAGGTTGAAGATATTCCCATTCTCAAAGTAGGCAGACATTTCAGACTTCCGGATGGAGCAAAGCTCGTTATTGCCAGAAACAAAGAAGAGAATGAAAAAATTGCGGCAATTGAAAATCCAAAATTTGTTAAGATTTCACTTCCCGGAATCGTAGGTCCCTTGTCCCTTCTTTCAAAAAGTGCCGGCAAAAAAGATAGAGAGTTGGCCGCATCTTTGGCACTCACATATTCAAAAGCTGATAAAAGTAAAGAGCATGAAGTGCTTGTTGGAGATGAGAAGATAACTGCCCGTCCTCTTCCTTCCAAAGAGGATGCAAAACAGTATTTCCTACAGGTGTAA
- the dnaG gene encoding DNA primase, whose amino-acid sequence MIERDSIEQLKNRLDIVDVVGNYIELKKSGANFKALCPFHNEDTPSLVVSPSKQIYHCFGCGAGGDAIKFVMEYEKLPYPEAIEKLASMYNIHLNYTNEKKGHDLHKILEKVNKFYKKMLDSTPDAMKYLKERGVFESSIEKFELGYAPSSEKTINFIKSNFLSVKDAVETGILGTDSKRVYARLIERITFPIYSHSGRLVGFGGRTITGHPAKYINSPQTKLFNKSNLLYGYHIAKEHIYRKKEIIVTEGYLDVIMLHQAGFDTAVATLGTALTPQHLPILRRGEPKVILAYDGDKAGVNAAIKAAKLLISSGIEGGIVLFGEGKDPADMVNESKIEELNKIFHKTEPFYDFVIEKTVTMFDIENPVEKEKAFNECIKVLKSVSALYREDIRFLEPIASKLGISTAKVKKAISVNTKYSKSDYLQTKDTKELSIIKTLLNESSLIDTVLDYIDEEHFIYHKNEFRLLKEGKTDHPKLLGVLLDEDLKTFSEEELRSELLIFLIKYYSQKLKKLAKDKNIDFKEKTFKIRKYREIIEKLKKGELVTYESFGTI is encoded by the coding sequence ATGATAGAGAGAGATTCAATAGAACAACTTAAAAACAGACTTGATATTGTCGATGTTGTAGGGAATTATATAGAGCTTAAAAAAAGCGGTGCAAATTTCAAGGCACTCTGTCCTTTTCATAACGAGGATACTCCCAGCCTTGTAGTAAGCCCTTCAAAACAGATATATCACTGTTTCGGCTGCGGAGCCGGAGGAGATGCGATAAAGTTCGTAATGGAGTACGAAAAACTCCCCTATCCCGAGGCGATAGAGAAACTTGCCTCCATGTACAATATACATCTAAACTACACAAACGAAAAAAAGGGGCATGACCTTCATAAAATACTCGAAAAGGTGAACAAATTTTATAAAAAGATGCTAGACTCCACACCCGATGCTATGAAGTATCTCAAAGAAAGAGGTGTTTTTGAGTCAAGTATAGAGAAGTTTGAGTTGGGTTACGCGCCATCTTCAGAAAAGACTATAAACTTCATAAAGTCCAATTTTCTTTCCGTAAAAGATGCGGTGGAAACCGGGATTTTGGGAACTGACTCAAAACGTGTATATGCAAGGCTTATAGAGAGAATCACCTTCCCCATATATTCGCATAGCGGACGACTTGTCGGATTTGGAGGCAGAACCATAACGGGTCATCCTGCAAAATATATAAACTCGCCGCAGACTAAGCTTTTTAACAAATCAAATCTCCTATATGGATATCACATTGCAAAAGAGCATATATACAGAAAAAAAGAGATTATCGTTACGGAAGGTTATCTTGACGTCATTATGCTTCATCAGGCCGGTTTTGATACAGCGGTTGCTACTCTTGGCACAGCCCTGACGCCGCAGCATCTTCCTATCCTAAGAAGAGGAGAACCCAAAGTAATTCTTGCATATGACGGAGACAAAGCCGGAGTAAATGCAGCCATCAAAGCGGCAAAGCTGCTTATATCTTCCGGTATAGAAGGAGGAATCGTACTTTTTGGCGAGGGGAAAGATCCAGCAGATATGGTAAACGAATCCAAAATAGAGGAACTGAACAAGATTTTTCATAAAACAGAACCTTTTTACGATTTCGTTATAGAAAAGACGGTTACCATGTTTGATATAGAAAATCCGGTAGAGAAAGAGAAAGCGTTTAACGAATGCATAAAAGTGCTAAAATCCGTTTCGGCTCTTTATAGAGAAGATATCCGCTTTTTGGAACCTATTGCCTCAAAACTTGGTATCTCTACGGCAAAAGTCAAAAAAGCGATATCAGTCAATACAAAATATTCAAAATCAGACTATCTACAGACAAAAGATACAAAAGAACTTAGCATTATAAAAACGCTTTTAAACGAATCCTCTTTGATAGACACGGTTTTAGACTATATAGACGAAGAGCACTTCATATATCACAAAAACGAATTCAGACTCCTTAAAGAGGGAAAAACCGATCATCCTAAACTTTTGGGAGTTCTACTCGATGAAGACCTCAAAACTTTCAGCGAAGAGGAGCTAAGATCGGAACTATTAATTTTTTTGATAAAATACTACTCGCAGAAACTTAAAAAACTTGCAAAAGATAAAAATATAGATTTCAAAGAAAAGACATTCAAAATAAGAAAATATAGAGAAATAATCGAAAAACTAAAAAAAGGAGAACTTGTAACATATGAGAGCTTTGGCACTATTTAG
- a CDS encoding tetratricopeptide repeat protein — MDNFLLEYRDPLFGIIIFFSLIFIISFFSYWWGIMKSKEEESELGRFLSKFEGNADKELWSPENLDDTKKALLLLASSFEKSGDFEKAIAIYLGILEKTVNKSEKHDVLRLLGRVYFKAGFLQRCKDIFIEILKFFPRDPWSLRYLMVTYERLRDYRKALEITESLEELEDVKEERGYLLARNIIEESSLSDTEKIRRLLALYADFPGHTRLIFEFIFKTRPNEGWKALKEEHYPIICDILWNLPYHSVDFGRVEKNRYLKELYSAKGYGNYADGSTVFEFDVLINLNKEEYGRAGLEFEYICRECKQIFPLPFNRCPNCMKTGSAEPEMLISEVINEKDISI, encoded by the coding sequence TTGGATAACTTTTTGCTTGAGTACAGAGACCCGCTTTTCGGAATCATCATTTTTTTTTCACTTATATTCATTATCTCTTTTTTTAGCTATTGGTGGGGAATAATGAAATCAAAAGAGGAGGAGAGTGAGCTAGGCAGATTTCTTTCAAAGTTTGAAGGTAATGCTGACAAAGAGCTATGGAGCCCGGAAAATCTGGACGATACAAAAAAAGCGCTTCTGTTGCTCGCATCCTCTTTTGAAAAGAGCGGCGATTTTGAAAAAGCTATAGCCATTTATCTGGGAATTCTTGAAAAAACTGTGAATAAAAGTGAAAAACATGATGTTTTAAGACTTCTTGGAAGAGTCTATTTCAAAGCGGGATTCCTGCAAAGATGTAAAGATATTTTTATCGAAATTCTCAAATTTTTCCCAAGAGACCCATGGTCTCTCAGATATCTTATGGTTACATACGAAAGGCTCAGAGACTACAGAAAGGCTCTTGAGATAACAGAATCTCTAGAAGAGCTCGAAGATGTAAAAGAAGAAAGAGGCTATCTTTTGGCCAGAAACATTATCGAAGAGTCCTCTTTGTCCGATACGGAGAAGATAAGAAGACTTCTTGCTCTTTATGCAGATTTTCCAGGCCATACGAGGCTGATTTTCGAATTTATATTCAAAACCAGACCAAATGAAGGTTGGAAGGCGCTAAAAGAGGAGCATTATCCGATTATATGCGATATTTTATGGAACTTGCCTTATCATAGTGTAGATTTCGGAAGAGTAGAAAAAAACAGATATTTAAAGGAGCTTTATAGTGCAAAAGGTTATGGAAACTATGCTGATGGAAGTACTGTTTTTGAGTTTGATGTTTTGATAAACCTTAACAAAGAAGAATACGGTAGAGCCGGTCTGGAATTTGAATATATATGCCGTGAGTGCAAACAGATATTTCCTCTTCCTTTCAACAGATGTCCGAACTGTATGAAAACAGGCAGTGCTGAACCAGAAATGCTCATATCAGAGGTTATAAATGAAAAAGATATATCTATATAG
- the rnhA gene encoding ribonuclease HI codes for MKKIYLYSDGSSLGNPGPGGFCTIIRYKKHEKIIKGAEPHTTNNRMELRAVIEGLKALKEPCEVVIYSDSNYVVKAINEWLPGWIKKDFKNVKNVDLWKEYLEISKPHKIKAIWVKGHSGHSENELCDKIAKEEANRIKSEI; via the coding sequence ATGAAAAAGATATATCTATATAGTGACGGCTCCTCATTAGGCAATCCGGGACCTGGAGGTTTTTGTACCATTATAAGATACAAGAAGCATGAAAAGATAATAAAAGGCGCAGAGCCGCATACCACAAACAACAGAATGGAACTAAGAGCCGTCATAGAAGGCCTAAAAGCATTGAAAGAGCCCTGTGAGGTTGTTATCTATTCTGATTCGAACTATGTTGTCAAAGCGATAAACGAATGGCTGCCGGGCTGGATAAAGAAAGATTTTAAAAATGTAAAAAATGTGGATCTTTGGAAAGAGTATCTTGAAATAAGCAAGCCTCACAAAATAAAAGCCATATGGGTCAAAGGGCATAGCGGGCACAGCGAAAACGAATTATGTGATAAAATAGCAAAAGAGGAAGCGAACAGGATCAAATCGGAGATATGA
- the rnc gene encoding ribonuclease III: protein MKKRIEELEKILNYHFKNQNLIIEALTHKSYKKPYNNERLEFLGDAVLDLVIGEYLFKKFPKANEGELSKMRASLVNEEGFAKLAKKINLGDYIFISVAEENNNGRNKPSLLSNAFEAVMGAVYLESGLEEVKKIALRLLEEVYPRIDLTTLFKDYKTTLQELTQAHYGVTPEYRLLYSSGPDHRKEFEVAVFLNGEKLASAKGKSKKAAQQEAAKIALDILRKREKVE, encoded by the coding sequence ATGAAAAAAAGGATAGAAGAGCTGGAAAAGATTTTAAACTATCACTTCAAAAACCAGAATCTCATCATAGAAGCACTTACGCATAAAAGCTACAAAAAACCTTATAATAATGAAAGACTGGAGTTTTTGGGAGATGCTGTTTTGGATCTTGTGATAGGAGAATATCTGTTTAAAAAATTTCCAAAGGCAAACGAGGGAGAGCTCTCCAAAATGAGAGCGTCACTGGTAAACGAAGAGGGTTTTGCCAAGCTCGCAAAAAAGATAAATCTGGGAGACTATATTTTTATATCTGTTGCCGAAGAGAATAACAACGGCAGAAACAAACCATCTTTGTTATCCAATGCATTTGAAGCGGTCATGGGTGCTGTATATCTTGAAAGCGGTCTTGAAGAGGTAAAAAAAATAGCCTTGAGACTTCTTGAAGAGGTCTATCCGAGGATCGACCTTACCACTCTTTTTAAAGACTATAAAACCACACTGCAAGAACTTACCCAGGCGCATTATGGCGTGACTCCGGAGTACAGGCTGCTCTACTCATCCGGGCCGGATCATAGAAAAGAGTTTGAAGTAGCTGTTTTTTTAAATGGAGAAAAGCTGGCAAGCGCCAAAGGCAAAAGCAAAAAAGCCGCACAGCAGGAAGCCGCGAAGATTGCGCTTGATATTTTGAGAAAAAGGGAAAAAGTTGAATAG
- the aroC gene encoding chorismate synthase, with amino-acid sequence MNSFGKRFVFTTFGESHGKAIGCVIDGVPAGLEIDEEFIQKELDKRKPGQNVFSTARKEADKVEILSGVFEGKSTGTPIAMVIYNKDQKSRDYSNIKDIFRPGHADFTYWYKYGIRDYRGGGRSSARETAARVAAGAVAKLMLKELGIEVEGGVCEIAGIISRKKDFEYAKKSEIFALDPDVEEAQKEAVLEAKNEHDSVGGAVCIRINNAPIGLGEPIYYKLDAVLADAMMSINAAKAVEIGRGIESARIKGSENNDQISKDGFLSNNAGGILGGISNGDTIELKVYFKPTPSIFKPQKTIDIYGKEVICELKGRHDPCVAIRGVAVAEAMAALVIADMLLLNMGRRMDGIRKYYS; translated from the coding sequence TTGAATAGTTTTGGAAAAAGATTTGTTTTTACCACTTTCGGAGAGTCACACGGAAAAGCTATCGGCTGTGTAATAGACGGTGTTCCTGCTGGACTCGAAATAGACGAAGAGTTCATACAAAAAGAGCTTGATAAAAGAAAGCCGGGACAGAATGTTTTTTCAACGGCAAGAAAAGAGGCTGATAAAGTTGAGATTCTAAGTGGGGTTTTCGAAGGCAAAAGTACAGGTACTCCCATAGCGATGGTTATATATAACAAAGATCAGAAAAGCCGGGACTACAGTAATATAAAAGATATTTTCAGACCAGGGCATGCCGATTTTACATATTGGTACAAATACGGGATAAGAGACTATCGCGGCGGAGGAAGAAGCAGTGCCAGAGAGACTGCCGCAAGAGTTGCCGCAGGTGCTGTTGCTAAGCTGATGTTAAAAGAGCTAGGTATCGAAGTAGAGGGCGGTGTATGTGAAATTGCCGGGATAATATCACGAAAAAAGGATTTTGAGTATGCGAAAAAAAGTGAAATTTTTGCGCTCGATCCAGATGTAGAGGAGGCTCAAAAAGAGGCTGTTTTGGAAGCTAAAAATGAACATGACTCTGTGGGCGGAGCCGTTTGTATAAGGATAAATAACGCTCCGATAGGATTGGGTGAGCCCATATACTATAAACTTGACGCTGTTCTTGCAGATGCTATGATGAGTATAAATGCAGCAAAAGCAGTAGAGATAGGACGAGGTATAGAGAGCGCAAGAATCAAAGGAAGCGAGAACAACGACCAGATATCCAAAGATGGTTTTCTCTCAAATAACGCAGGTGGAATTTTAGGCGGAATAAGTAACGGGGATACGATAGAATTAAAAGTCTATTTCAAGCCCACTCCTTCAATTTTTAAACCTCAAAAAACGATCGATATTTACGGCAAAGAGGTGATATGCGAACTCAAAGGCAGACATGATCCGTGTGTGGCTATAAGAGGTGTTGCCGTTGCGGAGGCTATGGCGGCTCTGGTTATTGCGGATATGCTGCTTCTTAATATGGGCAGAAGAATGGATGGGATCAGGAAGTACTATTCGTGA